One genomic window of Salvia miltiorrhiza cultivar Shanhuang (shh) chromosome 4, IMPLAD_Smil_shh, whole genome shotgun sequence includes the following:
- the LOC131019563 gene encoding putative GEM-like protein 8, translated as MEKTKDHEFEDGFPTRSTSLSEPSSPSRSPSSSDHSLPFTENEEVAAAGRNQKMKKLERKGTSFAYRVREHVKMGPKLSETVKGKLSVGAKIIKKGGRENIFRDIFGVSDGEKLLKASQCYLSTTAGPIAGILFISTHKLSFCSERSITVHSSSGGLIRIPYKVSIPMKKIKAANESENVNNPTHKYIEIVTQDDYEFWFMGFVRYEKAVLNLRRAISMSN; from the exons atGGAGAAAACCAAGGATCATGAGTTTGAAGATGGTTTTCCGACAAGATCGACTTCCTTGTCCGAACCTTCTAGCCCATCTCGGAGTCCCTCCTCCTCAGATCACTCCCTTCCCTTCACCG AAAATGAGGAGGTAGCTGCAGCTGGGAGGAATCAGAAGATGAAGAAACTGGAGAGGAAGGGAACCAGTTTTGCTTACAGAGTTCGCGAACACG TGAAGATGGGGCCAAAATTATCAGAAACAGTGAAGGGGAAGCTGAGCGTTGGAgcgaaaataataaagaaaggGGGAAGAGAGAATATATTCAGAGACATATTTGGAGTGAGTGATGGAGAGAAGTTGCTGAAAGCATCTCAGTGTTATCTGTCAACAACTGCAGGCCCAATTGCTGGGATTCTCTTCATCTCCACACACAAACTCTCTTTCTGCAGTGAAAGATCCATCACCGTCCACTCCTCTTCCGGCGGCCTTATCAGGATTCCTTACAAG GTTTCGATTCCGATGAAGAAGATCAAGGCAGCAAATGAGAGTGAGAATGTTAACAATCCAACGCACAAGTATATAGAGATTGTGACTCAAGATGATTATGAGTTTTGGTTCATGGGATTTGTGAGGTATGAGAAGGCTGTGCTCAATCTTCGAAGGGCTATTTCCATGTCCAACTAG